The sequence AACGATGCTCCTTGTGATACAAAAAGACTGGGCGAATGTTTCTTCGCGAAATGTACCCGAAATGTTCTCTTTCACTTTGACCATACGAAGATCGCGTTCGGCTTGGTTGTTGTCAAAGGGAACATGCACTTCACGTAAGAAACGCAACGCTTCTTCCTTTCGTTTCTGAAGCCGTCGAACAAAAGCGAGTGCTTTTTTCGGAAGAGGCGTCTTCGCTTCCAATCGGTGTTGTGCTCTTTCTAGGATGCGATCATACACTCGTTCCCACCGTCTCGCTTCTTCTTCGGAAAGTGCACCGTGATGGGCTTCGATGGCTTGCTTGGCGGCTAACAGAAACGTGGTCATGCGCATCGCCCACGTATGCCCTTGTTCGATGAAGCTCTTCAATTCACGCAAATTTGTTGCCAGATGGTTGACGAGAAGAACGTGTGTTGGCAAAACGGTCAGAAGATGGGGGCAAATGGCTATTGGAGCTGTTTTTTTTCGTGCGTGCTTCCAGCTCTTGAACGCGGTACTTCAGTTGTTCATTTTCTTTGCGTAGCTGTTTGTTTTCTTTCAACAGTTGCTCAATGACTTGTTGTTGGTGAGTAATGAGCTGCTTTTGTTGTTGGACTTTGCTGATTAAGCTTTCAACTTTAAATACAGCTTGTTGTACCGTCAACATGCGATTCACCTCCTTGTCTATCAATATTCACATCATGGACAGGAAAAGCAAAAAATATTCAGCTCACTTTATGATGTGGCTGAATAGTTACAACGAAATTAGTTATTCATTCTTATCAGCGTGAAGAATACTTGTTGTTTAACGCTGTAACGGATGATGGAGAAGTATTAGATCAAGAAATTTGTGAGAAGTTATTTAATTGTTCTGCTATCGTAAAAGAACCAACAACATGGTCAAAAACGATTGAACAAAAATTAAAAGTTGATGTTGAGCGCCATGTAGCTGCGACAATTAGCCAGTCTCTTGAAAATAATAACCGCTTTTTCCATGAGGAACGCGAACGCCTAGAGAAATGGGCAGATGATTTAATATTGGCTGCTGAAAGGGAGTTAAGTGATACAAAAGCAAAAATAAAAGAATTAAAACGACGTGCACGCCTAGCAGTTTCTACAGAAGAACAACATGAGATACAGAAAAAGATAAAAGAAATGGAGCGCAAACAACGTAGGCAAAGACAACAAATTTTTGATATAGAAGATGAAATTATGGAAAAGCGTGATAAACTGATTGATGAGCTTGAGAAGCAGCTTGTGCAAAAAATAGAAAAAGAAGAGTTATTTACGATACGTTGGACAATCGTGTAACAGGAGGAATGAAAGTGAGTACGCAGTTAGAAAAATTTATAAAAGTGCTAGAAGAAATGTTTCAGTTTGATCAAGCTGATTTAGATTTTGGAATTTATCGCATTATGAATCAAAAGCGAGAAGAAATTAAGCGGTTTTTAGAAAATGAATTAGTGCCCCAAGTAAAAAAGGCTTTTGAAAAATATAGAAATGCAGATATCGAAACAATTAAACAAGAAATAGTTAAGTTAGAAAATCAGCTTGCTGAAATGGGTGTTGCTAAAGAAAGCTCGGAAAAATATCGAGCACTTCAAGAGCAATTAAATAAAGGAGTAGACATTACTGCTTTAGAAAATGAAGTCTATTCTGATTTAACTAACTTTTTTAAACGTTATTACCATGAAGGTGATTTTATTTCATTACGCCGTTATAAAAAAGATGTTTATGCTATTCCTTATGAAGGTGAAGAAGTAAAACTTCATTGGGCAAATGCTGATCAATACTATGTAAAATCCTCTGAATATTTTCGTGATTACACGTTTACACTACCTTCGGGAAAGAAAGTTCATTTTAAGTTAGTTGAAGCAAGTACTGAACAAAATAACAATAAAGAGCAGCAAGGAAAAGAACGGCGCTTTATATTAACCGATAATGAGCCAATAGTTGAGGAAAATGGGGAATTAATTATTCGCTTTGAATATCGACCAGATGAACAAAAACGTAAAAGGGAAAAAATTAATGAGGAAACGATTGAACGAATTTTTAATTATGACGGTTTAGAAAATTGGATCGCCGAACTAAAAACATTATCACCAACTGAAAAAAATAAAAATCGAACTATTTTAGAAAAACATTTAAATGATTATACAGCGAGGAACACATTCGATTATTTTATTCATAAAGATTTAGGTGGTTTCCTGCGAAGAGAACTTGACTTTTATATAAAAAACGAAATTATGCATCTTGATGATTTAGATACAGAAAATGAGAAACGCTTTGAACAATATATCTCAAAGGTAAAAGTAATCAAGTCTATTGGTAACAAAATTATTAAGTTTTTGGAGCAAATTGAGAATTTCCAAAAGAAACTATGGCTTAAGAAGAAATTTGTTGTTGAAACAAATTATTGCGTAACACTTGATAGAGTTCCCGAAGAATTGTATGAAGAAATTATTAATAATCATGAACAAATTGAGGAATGGAAAAAGTTGTTCTTAATTGATGAAATTAAAGGAGATTTAACAACAACTGGATATAGTGAGCCATTAACTAAACAGTTTTTAATTGAAAATCCCTACCTTGTGTTAGATACAAGGTTTTTCGGAGAGAAATTTAAGATGTCTTTGATTTCTAGTTTCAATGAGCATGATGAGGAAATATCCGCTGTTTTAATTCACAGTGAAAATTTCCAAGCAATGAATCTATTAAGACAAAAATATAAAAATTCAATACAACTTATTTATATCGACCCTCCTTATAATACTGAAAATAACGATTTCATTTATAAAGATAATTATAAACATTCATCATGGTTATCTATGATGTATGATAGATTGAAATTAGGTCGAGAATTACAAAAAAATGATGGGAGTATTTTTGTACAAATAGATTATAATGAGGCATCGAGATTAAAAACGCTACTGGAGCAAGTATATGGTCAAGAAAATTTTGTTAATGAAATCATATGGAGAAGAAAGCAAGCAACTTCTTATTCTAAAAAGCAACTGGGGATAATTAACGATACAATATATTGGTTTTCTAAATCAGACGAATATAAATTCTATCCGATTTATAGTAGAGATGATGAAAATACAAAACGGTATATACAAGAGCGCTTTAGATATGTAGAGGAAGAAACAGGAAGAAGGTATATGAAGTCACCATTGGTCAATTCATTATATCGACCAAACTTAAAATATGTATTTAAAGGAATAAATCCACCTGAAAATGGATGGCTCTATTCAAAAGAAAGAATGGAGGAACTTTATAAAAACGGGGAATTAATTATTCCAGATGACCCTAACGCCAGAATTTATCGGAAAATTTACGAAGACACTTATCCTGGACAGTTAATTCAAAATATTTGGTTAGATATTCCTATTGTTAATCCAATGGCAAAGGAACGAGTTGAAGGTTTTACAACTCAAAAACCAGCTGCGTTAATTTCGAGAATAATTAAAATGTCCTCCGAGAAAAATGAACTTATTTTAGACTTTTTTGCAGGTTCAGGTACGACTTTGCAATCAGTTATAGATTTAAACGTAGAAGATAACGGTAGAAGAAAATGTATTTTAATTGAAATGGGTAATCATTTTTATACCGTTTTAATCCCTAGAGTAAAAAAGCTCTTAAAAGAAAAGAACTATTCAACAATTATAAAATATTTTAGTTTAGAATCGTATGAGGACACACTTAACAACATCAGATTAAACCGAACAGAACAACAACAAACAGTAATTGACGAATATATGTCCCCCGAAGCTAGAGAAGACTATATGCTTTCTTACATGATTGATATTGAAGCAGAAGGAAGTGCCTCATTGTTAAATTTAGACGAGTTTAAAAATCCGTTTGATTATAAAATGAAAATTACAAATGGAACAGAGACAAAGATTCAAAAAGTTGACTTAGTTGAAACATTTAATTATTTGTTAGGTTTGCATGTTAAACAAATGGATTTTATTCGCGGTTTTCAAGTGATAAAAGGTGAACTGCGTTCAGGTGAGAAAGTTTTGATTATATGGCGCAATCTTCTTGAAACAACAAATGAAGATTTAGAAAAGTTTTTTGTAAAACAAGGTTACAACACTCGTGATTCAGAGTTTGACCGTATTTACGTTAACGGGGATAACCATCTTGAAAACTTAAAATTGGAAGAGAACAAGTGGAAAGTTGTTTTAATTGAAGAAGAATTTAAGCGTCTTATGTTTGATGTTCGTGATGTATAGGTGGTGAAAAAATGACCAAAAAAGGTGCAACTAATAAGAAAAAGTTCCTTTTGAGTGACCAGTTGATACTTAACCGCTATCTGCTTCGTCTTTTCGAAGCAGATAGCTTTGAAAGTCTAACCAAAGATATGAAAGATGCCTCGCTAGAAGAGCTAGATGTTGATAATGTTTCGCGATTTTATCATCATCTAACTTCCAGACTGATTGAACAGGAAAATCTTACAAAGGAAATGCTAAGGCAATATGATGAAAATATTGTCCGCTATACTTTTGAGATAAGCGAAAAGCGTGAGGAAAGAATAAAATGGAAATATTTTCAATATCTTTCATTGCTTTTTACTGAAATATATTTAGATCGCTATTTTCATCAAAGGGAACAGTTACTTAATGACTGTAGTTGAGCAATTTTCGTTACAATAATTACCATTTAAAAAGAGACAAACAGGGTACCCCTTATGCCACGTGGAGCTGTTTTTTCACGGTATCAATGGGAATATTTTGTTTTGCTGCACGATAAATGAACTCCACGAGGCTATGTCCTTTTCTCTTGCGCAGGAGATCGAGCCCATCCGAAAAATCACTGTTAGACTCGAACATGCTGTACACATACGCAAGTTGCACCAAGATCCAATACCGTTTCACCGCCCGACGCCCGCGAACGCGGTATCCATCGAGTTTCAGCTGGTCTTTCGCTTGACGGAAAAAACATTCGATCGACCAACGTGCAGCATAGTAGCGCAAGATCTCTTCATCGCTTAGCTCGCGATCGGTGCTCAAGACGCAATGAAGATGTTTCGGCGTCATCGGCTGATCGGCTTTCCATGCGAGCAGCACCACGGCATCCTTGAGACCGTTCAGAGCGCCTTCGTAGCGATACACCCGATAACGCTCTTTTCCCACCGTGACGAGGCGGGTATCCCGTGGCTCCATAGATTTGGCAAATTCTTTTGCTTGAATGGCCGTCCCTTTTGGATAGAGAATCCGATTCGTCTTCAGCATCGCGATGACGTGGAACCCTTTTTTTAAGCAGGCTCCCACGAGGGTTTTCGATGGATACCAAGAGTCCATGAGCACATAAACGGGTCGACTCACATCCAACGAAGAAAGCATCTCGATCGCGAGTTCCCCTTTGCTTTTCCCCACCGTCTTGTCGTAGAGGCGAAAGGCAAAAGGAAACGCTTGGGTCATCGTATGAACCATGAGCCAAACGAGAGAATGTCCCCAGATCGACTTTTTCTCTGCGTGAGAATAGTGCCAATCACACCCTTGAATGGCGTGTGTTGCCCGTGACGAGGGCTTCGTTTTTTGGCAAATCGTATCATCGATCGAAACAAAAATGGGTTGATTCTCTCGTTTCGAGCTGCGTTCGACACGATGAAGCACCCACTGTTGGAGTTTGCGAAGCAGCGTCTCTTCCTCCCATGGGCTTTTCGTGAAAAAATGGCTCAGTGTCGTGCGATGGTTCGGATGAAAACTCCCATGATGTAGATCGGTCAGCGTTCCCGAAAAGCCCTTTGTAATCATCGCATCCACGATATGAACGAGATGCTTCATGACAGGTTTCGAGAAATAAAGGGCCAACCCCAACATCGTCAAAAACTTGTGGATTCCTTGGTGATGTGCTAATCTATTCATGAGACATGAACCTCCTTGTGAATGGTTTGTTGGCACATCTATTCTAACCAAGGAATCGGGTTCATGTCTTCTTTTTTGTTTGGTTGTAAATTTATGTTAGTAAATTTGCTCATCTACAGTTAATGATTTAAATGGTTTGATTGAGGAGTTTAATAAAGAACTCCCAAAGAAAGAGCAACTATCTCCGTATAAAGAAGCTGATTTAAGAAAGTTAGCTTTTTGGAACGCAACTGGTTCTGGAAAAACATTGTTGATGCACGTTAATATTAAACAATATCAACACTACTTCTATAAAAATCATCGCCAAGATGAACTAGGACAAATTATTCTTCTTACTCCAAGTGAGGACTTATCAATACAGCATTTAAGGGAATTTGAAAAGTCAGGTATTCAAGCTGTATTATTTGATAAAAAACAAGACGGTTTATTCCGAGGTAAGGAAGTTTCAATTATCGATATCCACAAGATAAAAGACGAAGCAGGAGAAAAAACGGTAGCCATTGATACATTTGAGGGGAATAATCTTGTTCTAGTTGATGAAGGACATCGGGGCTCCAGTGGAGAAGACTGGAAAACTAAGCGCGAGAAACTAAGTGAACAGGGATTTGCATTTGAGTATTCAGCAACTTTTGGACAAGCAGTAAGCAAGAAAAAAGAACTCATAGATGAGTATTCAAAATGTATTTTATTTGATTATTCTTATCGCTATTTTCATGCTGATGGATACGGAAAAGAATATCGAATTTTAAATTTGGAAAATGACAAAGATGAAAGTATACGGCATCTTTATTTAACAGCATGTTTATTATCGTTTTATCAGCAAATGAAAATTTATATGGATAATGAAGTGGCGTATCGTCCTTTTTTATTGGAAAAGCCTTTATGGATATTTGTCGGTGGTAGCGTAAATGCTTTGCGAACACAAAATGGTCGAAAAGTATCTGATGTTATTGACATTTTGTTATTTATTTCC comes from Anoxybacillus flavithermus and encodes:
- a CDS encoding site-specific DNA-methyltransferase; its protein translation is MKVSTQLEKFIKVLEEMFQFDQADLDFGIYRIMNQKREEIKRFLENELVPQVKKAFEKYRNADIETIKQEIVKLENQLAEMGVAKESSEKYRALQEQLNKGVDITALENEVYSDLTNFFKRYYHEGDFISLRRYKKDVYAIPYEGEEVKLHWANADQYYVKSSEYFRDYTFTLPSGKKVHFKLVEASTEQNNNKEQQGKERRFILTDNEPIVEENGELIIRFEYRPDEQKRKREKINEETIERIFNYDGLENWIAELKTLSPTEKNKNRTILEKHLNDYTARNTFDYFIHKDLGGFLRRELDFYIKNEIMHLDDLDTENEKRFEQYISKVKVIKSIGNKIIKFLEQIENFQKKLWLKKKFVVETNYCVTLDRVPEELYEEIINNHEQIEEWKKLFLIDEIKGDLTTTGYSEPLTKQFLIENPYLVLDTRFFGEKFKMSLISSFNEHDEEISAVLIHSENFQAMNLLRQKYKNSIQLIYIDPPYNTENNDFIYKDNYKHSSWLSMMYDRLKLGRELQKNDGSIFVQIDYNEASRLKTLLEQVYGQENFVNEIIWRRKQATSYSKKQLGIINDTIYWFSKSDEYKFYPIYSRDDENTKRYIQERFRYVEEETGRRYMKSPLVNSLYRPNLKYVFKGINPPENGWLYSKERMEELYKNGELIIPDDPNARIYRKIYEDTYPGQLIQNIWLDIPIVNPMAKERVEGFTTQKPAALISRIIKMSSEKNELILDFFAGSGTTLQSVIDLNVEDNGRRKCILIEMGNHFYTVLIPRVKKLLKEKNYSTIIKYFSLESYEDTLNNIRLNRTEQQQTVIDEYMSPEAREDYMLSYMIDIEAEGSASLLNLDEFKNPFDYKMKITNGTETKIQKVDLVETFNYLLGLHVKQMDFIRGFQVIKGELRSGEKVLIIWRNLLETTNEDLEKFFVKQGYNTRDSEFDRIYVNGDNHLENLKLEENKWKVVLIEEEFKRLMFDVRDV
- a CDS encoding IS701 family transposase, with translation MNRLAHHQGIHKFLTMLGLALYFSKPVMKHLVHIVDAMITKGFSGTLTDLHHGSFHPNHRTTLSHFFTKSPWEEETLLRKLQQWVLHRVERSSKRENQPIFVSIDDTICQKTKPSSRATHAIQGCDWHYSHAEKKSIWGHSLVWLMVHTMTQAFPFAFRLYDKTVGKSKGELAIEMLSSLDVSRPVYVLMDSWYPSKTLVGACLKKGFHVIAMLKTNRILYPKGTAIQAKEFAKSMEPRDTRLVTVGKERYRVYRYEGALNGLKDAVVLLAWKADQPMTPKHLHCVLSTDRELSDEEILRYYAARWSIECFFRQAKDQLKLDGYRVRGRRAVKRYWILVQLAYVYSMFESNSDFSDGLDLLRKRKGHSLVEFIYRAAKQNIPIDTVKKQLHVA